The Gouania willdenowi chromosome 5, fGouWil2.1, whole genome shotgun sequence sequence AGTCATTGTTCAGCTTAGAATTTCTCCTGTCAGGTAAAACAATGCATTAAAACCTTCTTATCACAAGTCATTTGAAGAGGaagcatttttatttcatgatgAATTAAAGAGTCACAAATTCTATGAACATCTGACAGCTCCAAAAACcttaaaaggtaaatattaatttatactgGTTGTAACGTTGTTACATGTTGGTGCAGCTAATACTGTAGAGCCCTGTCAcagcaatgacaacaaaataattccacacaaaaactacattaaaccaCTAAATGTGTTGTAAGACCAGGATACAGACACTCAAAAatgtatcacttttttttttcacaaaatagtGAAGCAGCCTTACATGTATTTTAGGACTGAATAATATACTGGCAGTTTGTAGCTTTCCAACAGATTAcaaatttgagaaaaaacaaaaaaaggcataaaaacaaaacgaacaaaaaaaaaacaactaaaactcAGATGAAAGGAGGTAAAAGGCTGATCCGACAGAaccattcattaaaaaaataacattacgAAAATAAAACTTTGCAGTACCTTGACTCCAATGGTATGTTGGATTACTTTAGATCAGGGATGCCAAACTCATAATAGTTCAAGGCCCCCATATGAAccagtttgatctaaagtgggccacagattcaGAACAATTTTATCATCAATGGTGCCCTAGATTTTAATACCACTTTACTTAAAAATAATcctgattttgtaaccaatttttgtgtaaaagtaagttccacaatttgcaaataaaagtgaatgcattcatgtgatataaacacagaaaaactgcAAACCCTTTAGAATATTGCAGAGTTTTGTTAAATTAGTGAATTCAAGATAtatacaactggattatttggtaatttacttgtcatttttactgtctcctgcgGTACcggattggatgctccaaagggccagttttggcccacgggcctcgagtttgacacagtgTGCTTTAtatcatttcattttaaagtagggtttttattttgacaacaaaacaaagttGCAGCCTCAGGCACAATATGAAGTGATTATTATGATCATTTTGGTGCTTCTATTTCCTTCAAACATACTTCACCTAAGCATCtgctttgtttgtgtgataAGAAACAGGAGCATCATTAACAGTATAACTGTGCCAAGACTAAGTAAACTGATTTCTATAGCTCATGAATCGACAACAATCGAAACAGTTACACCTTACCTTGATCTCCTAAACCCAGGACTTCTAAAACTAATGTAAAGACACCAGTGCACCTTAGGATGTGATGGCAGTAAATATTCttgcacttttttgtttttaggcaTGTGTGGAAGACTTCATCATGCTAattgtatgaataaaaaaaactctagACATTTCAAAAAGGCTAGCTAAAAGctaaaaatgtgtctttgaGACATAATGCTCTGTGAAAAATAGAAATTCAAGTAAAGTGTAATAAATGAGCTAATGGAAAGTCTATTGAGGAAATTAGAAGTTGTAAGTTAACAAATCCCAAGCTTGTAAAAAGTAAGAAGAAAGTTCTTGTCAGTTTGGCAACTTTAACTTTTATAGAAAAGTCTCCAACACCAGTATGATTCACAAACCAGTCCACCCACTCCACCCACAGGCATTACTGTCCTGAGAAATAGGATCCCTCCCGGCTGTGAGTTTGAAGATGCCTTTTGATTTTGTCCGAGCGGCTGAAGCACTTTCCACACACGGGGCAGCTGTAcggtttctctccagtgtggatCCTCATGTGTACCTTCAGGTGAGCCATCTGTGTGAAACCCTTTCCACAGATCTGGCAGCGAAATGGCTTTTCCCCAGTGTGACTGCGCTGGTGCTCCTGGAGTCTGCCGGAGGAGCTGCAGCATTTCCCACAGACGCCGCAGCGGTACGGCTTCTCCCGAGTGTGCACTTGTACGTGCACGTGCAAATGACCAACGTGACTGAATGCTTCGCCACAAACTTTACAGCAGAAGGTCGACATGTGGGCTTGCAGAGGAGATTTTTGATGAGGACATTCCACAGCATTGGTCCCTTGGTTACGCATATGAGAGCCCTGCCCTCTATTCAGACCAGTTCCTGGTCCTTTGGGGCCAATCATTGGCCCACTGTTATCTACCCCAATGATGTCTATGTTATTCTCGTTGGAGCAGTTTGGGTTGACTGGTGCAAGGGGCTGAGTGTTACTGTTGGAGGTGGTGGAGCCTCTATGGCCGCCTCCACTTTCTGCCTTTATGTGCCTCGAGGGGCCTCGAGGACCTGGATCCCTGTCTCTGTTCTC is a genomic window containing:
- the LOC114463398 gene encoding zinc finger and SCAN domain-containing protein 22-like, whose translation is MTKLQFLNVFLTERLMLAAQEIYKSVEDTILEYQEEIAIRERENDHLRRRLRDAGIEIWPDRPSMSLLNEEDGEHPRREWSPSMGHEERIPIQIKDKRDPRLNQGQDQLRGHGSCSTSENIFTPSRVQNEYPQEGPHPSNIPQNQGVENRDRDPGPRGPSRHIKAESGGGHRGSTTSNSNTQPLAPVNPNCSNENNIDIIGVDNSGPMIGPKGPGTGLNRGQGSHMRNQGTNAVECPHQKSPLQAHMSTFCCKVCGEAFSHVGHLHVHVQVHTREKPYRCGVCGKCCSSSGRLQEHQRSHTGEKPFRCQICGKGFTQMAHLKVHMRIHTGEKPYSCPVCGKCFSRSDKIKRHLQTHSREGSYFSGQ